Proteins co-encoded in one Setaria viridis chromosome 9, Setaria_viridis_v4.0, whole genome shotgun sequence genomic window:
- the LOC117838193 gene encoding calmodulin-binding transcription activator 3 isoform X1 has protein sequence MAEARRYAIAPQLDIEQILKEAQNRWLRPAEICEILKNYRNFRITPEPPNRPPSGSLFLFDRKVLRYFRKDGHNWRKKRDGKTVKEAHERLKSGSIDVLHCYYAHGEENENFQRRSYWMLEEDFMHIVLVHYLEVKGGKSSSRIRGHDDMLQAARTDSPLSQLPSQTTEGESSLSGQASEYEETESADIYSGGAGYHPFSWMQQHENGGGPVMGASILSSYIPAPSVGNHQGFPATTTTADFYSHGQDALPVALNEPGFGIAFDEADNQLDPSSLNGLVKPDQGVHRMAPPQIADPSKQFPFTEGSGIESFTFDEVYSNGLSIKDADTVGTDEESLWQLPGAISSFPTEDSSQQNGRSLEEAINHPLLKTQSSSLSDILKDSFKKNDSFTRWMSKELGEVDDSPIKSSSGVYWNSEDTDNIIEASSRDQLDQFTVDPVVAQDQLFSIFDFSPSWTYAGSKTRVLITGRFLNSDEVQRCKWSCMFGEVEVPAEISADGTLRCYSPSHKPGRVPFYVTCSNRLACSEIREFEFRPSNSQHIDGPTPHDIANKTYLQMRLDDLLSLGQDEYQATVSNPTKDMIDLSKKISSLMTDNDSWSELLKLAGDNELATDDKQDQFFENRVKEKLHIWLVHKAGDGGKGPSVLDEEGQGVLHLAAALGYDWAIRPTISAGVSINFRDAHGWTALHWAAFCGRERTVVALIALGAAPGALTDPTPDFPTGSTPADLASANGYKGISGFLAESSLTSHLQTLNLKEAMWSNASEISGLPGIGDVTERKLSPLAGEGLLAGSMGDSLGAVRNATQAAARIYQVFRMQSFQRKQVVQYEDDNGAISDDRALSLLSVKPSKPGQLDPLHAAATRIQNKYRGWKGRKEFLLIRQRIIKIQAHVRGHQVRKHYRKIIWSVGIVEKVILRWRRRGAGLRGFRSTEGAAEGTSSSGSDLIQNKPAEDDYDFLQQGRKQTEERLQKALARVKSMVQYPDARDQYQRILNVVTKMQESQAMQEKMLESSTDMDEGLAMSDFEELWDDDMPMPGYI, from the exons ATGGCGGAGGCGCGGCGCTACGCGATCGCGCCGCAGCTAG ATATTGAGCAGATACTGAAGGAAGCACAAAACCGATGGTTACGACCAGCGGAGATATGCGAAATACTTAAAAACTACAGAAATTTTCGTATTACCCCAGAACCACCAAATAGACCTCCAA GTGGTTCACTTTTCTTGTTTGATCGGAAAGTATTGAGGTATTTCCGGAAGGATGGCCATAATTGgaggaagaaaagagatggaAAAACTGTCAAAGAAGCTCATGAAAGATTAAAA TCTGGAAGTATTGATGTGCTTCACTGCTACTACGCTCATGGCGAAGAAAATGAAAACTTTCAGAGGAGGAGTTATTGGATGTTGGAGGA GGATTTTATGCACATTGTGCTTGTACATTATCTCGAAGTCAAG GGTGGCAAATCAAGTTCTCGTATTAGAGGGCATGATGACATGCTGCAAGCTGCTCGTACGGACAGCCCTTTAAGTCAGTTGCCTTCACAAACTACGGAGGGTGAAAGCTCTCTTAGCGGACAAGCCTCCGAATATGAGGAAACAGAATCAG CAGATATTTATTCGGGAGGAGCCGGATACCACCCTTTCTCTTGGATGCAGCAGCATGAAAATGGAGGTGGACCTGTGATGGGAGCTTCTATTCTAAGTTCCTACATTCCTGCACCGTCTGTAG GTAATCATCAAGGCTTCCCGGCTACAACGACTACTGCAGACTTCTATTCTCATGGTCAAGATGCCCTACCAGTTGCTCTTAATGAGCCTGGTTTTGGAATTGCATTCGATGAGGCAGATAATCAGTTGGATCCATCATCATTGAATGGCCTGGTTAAGCCTGACCAAGGGGTCCATCGAATGGCTCCACCCCAAATTGCTGATCCATCCAAACAATTTCCTTTCACTGAAGGATCTGGAATTGAATCCTTCACATTTGATGAAGTGTATAGTAATGGATTGAGTATCAAGGATGCAGATACTGTAGGGACTGATGAAGAATCACTGTGGCAG CTTCCAGGTGCTATCAGCTCGTTTCCTACAGAGGACAGCTCCCAACAAAATGGTAGATCTTTGGAGGAAGCTATTAATCACCCTCTTTTGAAAACCCAGTCATCTAGTCTTTCTGATATCCTGAAGGACAGCTTTAAGAAAAATGATAGTTTTACGAGATGGATGAGCAAAGAACTTGGTGAAGTAGATGATTCCCCAATTAAGTCCAGTTCTGGAGTGTACTGGAACAGCGAAGATACTGACAATATCATTGAAGCATCAAGTCGTGATCAGTTGGATCAATTCACTGTTGACCCAGTGGTTGCACAAGACCAGCTGTTTAGTATCTTTGATTTTTCTCCAAGCTGGACATATGCAGGCTCCAAGACTAGG GTTCTAATTACCGGTAGATTCTTAAATTCTGATGAGGTTCAAAGATGCAAGTGGTCATGTATGTTTGGAGAAGTTGAAGTTCCAGCAGAGATTTCAGCTGATGGGACTCTCAGATGTTATTCTCCGTCACACAAACCTGGCAGGGTTCCCTTTTATGTTACATGCTCCAACAGATTAGCCTGCAGCGAAATCCGAGAGTTTGAGTTCCGACCAAGTAATTCTCAACACATTGATGGCCCAACTCCACATGATATTGCGAACAAAACGTATCTCCAGATGCGTCTTGATGACCTGTTGTCTTTGGGACAAGATGAGTATCAGGCAACAGTATCTAACCCCACAAAGGACATGATTGATTTGAGCAAGAAGATAAGCTCACTGATGACAGACAATGATTCCTGGTCTGAGTTGCTGAAGTTGGCTGGTGATAATGAGCTTGCCACTGATGATAAGCAGGATCAGTTCTTTGAAAACCGCGTGAAGGAAAAATTGCATATCTGGCTTGTCCACAAAGCAGGTGATGGTGGCAAGGGCCCCAGTGTGTTAGATGAGGAAGGGCAGGGTGTGCTTCATCTGGCAGCAGCCCTAGGATATGATTGGGCAATAAGGCCAACAATTTCTGCTGGTGTGAGCATAAATTTCAGAGATGCTCATGGATGGACTGCACTCCATTGGGCTGCATTTTGTGGCAG AGAGCGAACAGTTGTTGCACTTATTGCACTTGGTGCAGCTCCTGGAGCTTTGACAGATCCAACGCCAGATTTCCCTACAGGAAGCACACCAGCTGATCTTGCGTCAGCTAATGGATACAAGGGAATTTCTGGTTTCCTGGCTGAATCTTCTTTAACAAGTCATCTTCAGACCCTCAATCTTAAGGAAGCCATGTGGAGCAATGCGTCAGAAATATCAGGTCTGCCTGGTATTGGAGATGTTACTGAAAGAAAACTATCACCATTGGCAGGTGAAGGTCTTCTAGCTGGATCCATGGGAGATTCACTAGGTGCTGTTCGAAATGCTACCCAAGCTGCTGCTCGTATATATCAAGTTTTCAGGATGCAATCCTTCCAGAGAAAGCAGGTGGTACAGTATGAGGATGACAATGGTGCAATATCAGATGATCGTGCCCTGTCACTCTTATCTGTTAAACCATCTAAACCAGGGCAGCTTGATCCCCTACATGCTGCTGCAACTCGAATACAAAACAAGTACCGTGGATGGAAGGGAAGAAAGGAATTCCTGCTTATTAGACAGCGCATCATCAAGATCCAG GCTCATGTGCGAGGTCACCAAGTGAGAAAGCATTATCGCAAAATCATTTGGTCTGTTGGAATAGTGGAGAAGGTCATATTGCGCTGGCGGCGAAGAGGGGCTGGGTTGCGCGGATTTCGGTCTACAGAAGGTGCAGCGGAGGGCACTAGCAGCAGCGGTAGCGATTTGATCCAAAATAAACCTGCCGAGGATGATTATGATTTCCTGCAACAAGGAAGGAAGCAGACTGAAGAAAGGCTGCAGAAAGCTCTTGCCAGAGTGAAATCCATGGTTCAGTACCCAGATGCCCGTGATCAGTATCAGAGGATTCTGAATGTCGTCACAAAAATGCAGGAATCCCAG GCTATGCAAGAGAAGATGCTCGAGTCGTCGACCGATATGGATGAAGGCTTGGCGATGAGTGATTTCGAAGAGCTATGGGATGACGACATGCCAATGCCTGGGTATATCTAG
- the LOC117838193 gene encoding calmodulin-binding transcription activator 3 isoform X2, with protein MAEARRYAIAPQLDIEQILKEAQNRWLRPAEICEILKNYRNFRITPEPPNRPPSGSLFLFDRKVLRYFRKDGHNWRKKRDGKTVKEAHERLKSGSIDVLHCYYAHGEENENFQRRSYWMLEEDFMHIVLVHYLEVKGGKSSSRIRGHDDMLQAARTDSPLSQLPSQTTEGESSLSGQASEYEETESDIYSGGAGYHPFSWMQQHENGGGPVMGASILSSYIPAPSVGNHQGFPATTTTADFYSHGQDALPVALNEPGFGIAFDEADNQLDPSSLNGLVKPDQGVHRMAPPQIADPSKQFPFTEGSGIESFTFDEVYSNGLSIKDADTVGTDEESLWQLPGAISSFPTEDSSQQNGRSLEEAINHPLLKTQSSSLSDILKDSFKKNDSFTRWMSKELGEVDDSPIKSSSGVYWNSEDTDNIIEASSRDQLDQFTVDPVVAQDQLFSIFDFSPSWTYAGSKTRVLITGRFLNSDEVQRCKWSCMFGEVEVPAEISADGTLRCYSPSHKPGRVPFYVTCSNRLACSEIREFEFRPSNSQHIDGPTPHDIANKTYLQMRLDDLLSLGQDEYQATVSNPTKDMIDLSKKISSLMTDNDSWSELLKLAGDNELATDDKQDQFFENRVKEKLHIWLVHKAGDGGKGPSVLDEEGQGVLHLAAALGYDWAIRPTISAGVSINFRDAHGWTALHWAAFCGRERTVVALIALGAAPGALTDPTPDFPTGSTPADLASANGYKGISGFLAESSLTSHLQTLNLKEAMWSNASEISGLPGIGDVTERKLSPLAGEGLLAGSMGDSLGAVRNATQAAARIYQVFRMQSFQRKQVVQYEDDNGAISDDRALSLLSVKPSKPGQLDPLHAAATRIQNKYRGWKGRKEFLLIRQRIIKIQAHVRGHQVRKHYRKIIWSVGIVEKVILRWRRRGAGLRGFRSTEGAAEGTSSSGSDLIQNKPAEDDYDFLQQGRKQTEERLQKALARVKSMVQYPDARDQYQRILNVVTKMQESQAMQEKMLESSTDMDEGLAMSDFEELWDDDMPMPGYI; from the exons ATGGCGGAGGCGCGGCGCTACGCGATCGCGCCGCAGCTAG ATATTGAGCAGATACTGAAGGAAGCACAAAACCGATGGTTACGACCAGCGGAGATATGCGAAATACTTAAAAACTACAGAAATTTTCGTATTACCCCAGAACCACCAAATAGACCTCCAA GTGGTTCACTTTTCTTGTTTGATCGGAAAGTATTGAGGTATTTCCGGAAGGATGGCCATAATTGgaggaagaaaagagatggaAAAACTGTCAAAGAAGCTCATGAAAGATTAAAA TCTGGAAGTATTGATGTGCTTCACTGCTACTACGCTCATGGCGAAGAAAATGAAAACTTTCAGAGGAGGAGTTATTGGATGTTGGAGGA GGATTTTATGCACATTGTGCTTGTACATTATCTCGAAGTCAAG GGTGGCAAATCAAGTTCTCGTATTAGAGGGCATGATGACATGCTGCAAGCTGCTCGTACGGACAGCCCTTTAAGTCAGTTGCCTTCACAAACTACGGAGGGTGAAAGCTCTCTTAGCGGACAAGCCTCCGAATATGAGGAAACAGAATCAG ATATTTATTCGGGAGGAGCCGGATACCACCCTTTCTCTTGGATGCAGCAGCATGAAAATGGAGGTGGACCTGTGATGGGAGCTTCTATTCTAAGTTCCTACATTCCTGCACCGTCTGTAG GTAATCATCAAGGCTTCCCGGCTACAACGACTACTGCAGACTTCTATTCTCATGGTCAAGATGCCCTACCAGTTGCTCTTAATGAGCCTGGTTTTGGAATTGCATTCGATGAGGCAGATAATCAGTTGGATCCATCATCATTGAATGGCCTGGTTAAGCCTGACCAAGGGGTCCATCGAATGGCTCCACCCCAAATTGCTGATCCATCCAAACAATTTCCTTTCACTGAAGGATCTGGAATTGAATCCTTCACATTTGATGAAGTGTATAGTAATGGATTGAGTATCAAGGATGCAGATACTGTAGGGACTGATGAAGAATCACTGTGGCAG CTTCCAGGTGCTATCAGCTCGTTTCCTACAGAGGACAGCTCCCAACAAAATGGTAGATCTTTGGAGGAAGCTATTAATCACCCTCTTTTGAAAACCCAGTCATCTAGTCTTTCTGATATCCTGAAGGACAGCTTTAAGAAAAATGATAGTTTTACGAGATGGATGAGCAAAGAACTTGGTGAAGTAGATGATTCCCCAATTAAGTCCAGTTCTGGAGTGTACTGGAACAGCGAAGATACTGACAATATCATTGAAGCATCAAGTCGTGATCAGTTGGATCAATTCACTGTTGACCCAGTGGTTGCACAAGACCAGCTGTTTAGTATCTTTGATTTTTCTCCAAGCTGGACATATGCAGGCTCCAAGACTAGG GTTCTAATTACCGGTAGATTCTTAAATTCTGATGAGGTTCAAAGATGCAAGTGGTCATGTATGTTTGGAGAAGTTGAAGTTCCAGCAGAGATTTCAGCTGATGGGACTCTCAGATGTTATTCTCCGTCACACAAACCTGGCAGGGTTCCCTTTTATGTTACATGCTCCAACAGATTAGCCTGCAGCGAAATCCGAGAGTTTGAGTTCCGACCAAGTAATTCTCAACACATTGATGGCCCAACTCCACATGATATTGCGAACAAAACGTATCTCCAGATGCGTCTTGATGACCTGTTGTCTTTGGGACAAGATGAGTATCAGGCAACAGTATCTAACCCCACAAAGGACATGATTGATTTGAGCAAGAAGATAAGCTCACTGATGACAGACAATGATTCCTGGTCTGAGTTGCTGAAGTTGGCTGGTGATAATGAGCTTGCCACTGATGATAAGCAGGATCAGTTCTTTGAAAACCGCGTGAAGGAAAAATTGCATATCTGGCTTGTCCACAAAGCAGGTGATGGTGGCAAGGGCCCCAGTGTGTTAGATGAGGAAGGGCAGGGTGTGCTTCATCTGGCAGCAGCCCTAGGATATGATTGGGCAATAAGGCCAACAATTTCTGCTGGTGTGAGCATAAATTTCAGAGATGCTCATGGATGGACTGCACTCCATTGGGCTGCATTTTGTGGCAG AGAGCGAACAGTTGTTGCACTTATTGCACTTGGTGCAGCTCCTGGAGCTTTGACAGATCCAACGCCAGATTTCCCTACAGGAAGCACACCAGCTGATCTTGCGTCAGCTAATGGATACAAGGGAATTTCTGGTTTCCTGGCTGAATCTTCTTTAACAAGTCATCTTCAGACCCTCAATCTTAAGGAAGCCATGTGGAGCAATGCGTCAGAAATATCAGGTCTGCCTGGTATTGGAGATGTTACTGAAAGAAAACTATCACCATTGGCAGGTGAAGGTCTTCTAGCTGGATCCATGGGAGATTCACTAGGTGCTGTTCGAAATGCTACCCAAGCTGCTGCTCGTATATATCAAGTTTTCAGGATGCAATCCTTCCAGAGAAAGCAGGTGGTACAGTATGAGGATGACAATGGTGCAATATCAGATGATCGTGCCCTGTCACTCTTATCTGTTAAACCATCTAAACCAGGGCAGCTTGATCCCCTACATGCTGCTGCAACTCGAATACAAAACAAGTACCGTGGATGGAAGGGAAGAAAGGAATTCCTGCTTATTAGACAGCGCATCATCAAGATCCAG GCTCATGTGCGAGGTCACCAAGTGAGAAAGCATTATCGCAAAATCATTTGGTCTGTTGGAATAGTGGAGAAGGTCATATTGCGCTGGCGGCGAAGAGGGGCTGGGTTGCGCGGATTTCGGTCTACAGAAGGTGCAGCGGAGGGCACTAGCAGCAGCGGTAGCGATTTGATCCAAAATAAACCTGCCGAGGATGATTATGATTTCCTGCAACAAGGAAGGAAGCAGACTGAAGAAAGGCTGCAGAAAGCTCTTGCCAGAGTGAAATCCATGGTTCAGTACCCAGATGCCCGTGATCAGTATCAGAGGATTCTGAATGTCGTCACAAAAATGCAGGAATCCCAG GCTATGCAAGAGAAGATGCTCGAGTCGTCGACCGATATGGATGAAGGCTTGGCGATGAGTGATTTCGAAGAGCTATGGGATGACGACATGCCAATGCCTGGGTATATCTAG
- the LOC117838193 gene encoding calmodulin-binding transcription activator 3 isoform X3 yields MLQAARTDSPLSQLPSQTTEGESSLSGQASEYEETESADIYSGGAGYHPFSWMQQHENGGGPVMGASILSSYIPAPSVGNHQGFPATTTTADFYSHGQDALPVALNEPGFGIAFDEADNQLDPSSLNGLVKPDQGVHRMAPPQIADPSKQFPFTEGSGIESFTFDEVYSNGLSIKDADTVGTDEESLWQLPGAISSFPTEDSSQQNGRSLEEAINHPLLKTQSSSLSDILKDSFKKNDSFTRWMSKELGEVDDSPIKSSSGVYWNSEDTDNIIEASSRDQLDQFTVDPVVAQDQLFSIFDFSPSWTYAGSKTRVLITGRFLNSDEVQRCKWSCMFGEVEVPAEISADGTLRCYSPSHKPGRVPFYVTCSNRLACSEIREFEFRPSNSQHIDGPTPHDIANKTYLQMRLDDLLSLGQDEYQATVSNPTKDMIDLSKKISSLMTDNDSWSELLKLAGDNELATDDKQDQFFENRVKEKLHIWLVHKAGDGGKGPSVLDEEGQGVLHLAAALGYDWAIRPTISAGVSINFRDAHGWTALHWAAFCGRERTVVALIALGAAPGALTDPTPDFPTGSTPADLASANGYKGISGFLAESSLTSHLQTLNLKEAMWSNASEISGLPGIGDVTERKLSPLAGEGLLAGSMGDSLGAVRNATQAAARIYQVFRMQSFQRKQVVQYEDDNGAISDDRALSLLSVKPSKPGQLDPLHAAATRIQNKYRGWKGRKEFLLIRQRIIKIQAHVRGHQVRKHYRKIIWSVGIVEKVILRWRRRGAGLRGFRSTEGAAEGTSSSGSDLIQNKPAEDDYDFLQQGRKQTEERLQKALARVKSMVQYPDARDQYQRILNVVTKMQESQAMQEKMLESSTDMDEGLAMSDFEELWDDDMPMPGYI; encoded by the exons ATGCTGCAAGCTGCTCGTACGGACAGCCCTTTAAGTCAGTTGCCTTCACAAACTACGGAGGGTGAAAGCTCTCTTAGCGGACAAGCCTCCGAATATGAGGAAACAGAATCAG CAGATATTTATTCGGGAGGAGCCGGATACCACCCTTTCTCTTGGATGCAGCAGCATGAAAATGGAGGTGGACCTGTGATGGGAGCTTCTATTCTAAGTTCCTACATTCCTGCACCGTCTGTAG GTAATCATCAAGGCTTCCCGGCTACAACGACTACTGCAGACTTCTATTCTCATGGTCAAGATGCCCTACCAGTTGCTCTTAATGAGCCTGGTTTTGGAATTGCATTCGATGAGGCAGATAATCAGTTGGATCCATCATCATTGAATGGCCTGGTTAAGCCTGACCAAGGGGTCCATCGAATGGCTCCACCCCAAATTGCTGATCCATCCAAACAATTTCCTTTCACTGAAGGATCTGGAATTGAATCCTTCACATTTGATGAAGTGTATAGTAATGGATTGAGTATCAAGGATGCAGATACTGTAGGGACTGATGAAGAATCACTGTGGCAG CTTCCAGGTGCTATCAGCTCGTTTCCTACAGAGGACAGCTCCCAACAAAATGGTAGATCTTTGGAGGAAGCTATTAATCACCCTCTTTTGAAAACCCAGTCATCTAGTCTTTCTGATATCCTGAAGGACAGCTTTAAGAAAAATGATAGTTTTACGAGATGGATGAGCAAAGAACTTGGTGAAGTAGATGATTCCCCAATTAAGTCCAGTTCTGGAGTGTACTGGAACAGCGAAGATACTGACAATATCATTGAAGCATCAAGTCGTGATCAGTTGGATCAATTCACTGTTGACCCAGTGGTTGCACAAGACCAGCTGTTTAGTATCTTTGATTTTTCTCCAAGCTGGACATATGCAGGCTCCAAGACTAGG GTTCTAATTACCGGTAGATTCTTAAATTCTGATGAGGTTCAAAGATGCAAGTGGTCATGTATGTTTGGAGAAGTTGAAGTTCCAGCAGAGATTTCAGCTGATGGGACTCTCAGATGTTATTCTCCGTCACACAAACCTGGCAGGGTTCCCTTTTATGTTACATGCTCCAACAGATTAGCCTGCAGCGAAATCCGAGAGTTTGAGTTCCGACCAAGTAATTCTCAACACATTGATGGCCCAACTCCACATGATATTGCGAACAAAACGTATCTCCAGATGCGTCTTGATGACCTGTTGTCTTTGGGACAAGATGAGTATCAGGCAACAGTATCTAACCCCACAAAGGACATGATTGATTTGAGCAAGAAGATAAGCTCACTGATGACAGACAATGATTCCTGGTCTGAGTTGCTGAAGTTGGCTGGTGATAATGAGCTTGCCACTGATGATAAGCAGGATCAGTTCTTTGAAAACCGCGTGAAGGAAAAATTGCATATCTGGCTTGTCCACAAAGCAGGTGATGGTGGCAAGGGCCCCAGTGTGTTAGATGAGGAAGGGCAGGGTGTGCTTCATCTGGCAGCAGCCCTAGGATATGATTGGGCAATAAGGCCAACAATTTCTGCTGGTGTGAGCATAAATTTCAGAGATGCTCATGGATGGACTGCACTCCATTGGGCTGCATTTTGTGGCAG AGAGCGAACAGTTGTTGCACTTATTGCACTTGGTGCAGCTCCTGGAGCTTTGACAGATCCAACGCCAGATTTCCCTACAGGAAGCACACCAGCTGATCTTGCGTCAGCTAATGGATACAAGGGAATTTCTGGTTTCCTGGCTGAATCTTCTTTAACAAGTCATCTTCAGACCCTCAATCTTAAGGAAGCCATGTGGAGCAATGCGTCAGAAATATCAGGTCTGCCTGGTATTGGAGATGTTACTGAAAGAAAACTATCACCATTGGCAGGTGAAGGTCTTCTAGCTGGATCCATGGGAGATTCACTAGGTGCTGTTCGAAATGCTACCCAAGCTGCTGCTCGTATATATCAAGTTTTCAGGATGCAATCCTTCCAGAGAAAGCAGGTGGTACAGTATGAGGATGACAATGGTGCAATATCAGATGATCGTGCCCTGTCACTCTTATCTGTTAAACCATCTAAACCAGGGCAGCTTGATCCCCTACATGCTGCTGCAACTCGAATACAAAACAAGTACCGTGGATGGAAGGGAAGAAAGGAATTCCTGCTTATTAGACAGCGCATCATCAAGATCCAG GCTCATGTGCGAGGTCACCAAGTGAGAAAGCATTATCGCAAAATCATTTGGTCTGTTGGAATAGTGGAGAAGGTCATATTGCGCTGGCGGCGAAGAGGGGCTGGGTTGCGCGGATTTCGGTCTACAGAAGGTGCAGCGGAGGGCACTAGCAGCAGCGGTAGCGATTTGATCCAAAATAAACCTGCCGAGGATGATTATGATTTCCTGCAACAAGGAAGGAAGCAGACTGAAGAAAGGCTGCAGAAAGCTCTTGCCAGAGTGAAATCCATGGTTCAGTACCCAGATGCCCGTGATCAGTATCAGAGGATTCTGAATGTCGTCACAAAAATGCAGGAATCCCAG GCTATGCAAGAGAAGATGCTCGAGTCGTCGACCGATATGGATGAAGGCTTGGCGATGAGTGATTTCGAAGAGCTATGGGATGACGACATGCCAATGCCTGGGTATATCTAG